CTGCGACTATTAATTATAAAAATAAATACGACTTTATATTCAGTAATGCTTCACTACACTGGATAACCGATGCGACAACAATGTATACATTGTTATACAACGCTTTAAAATCAGGTGGGCAGTTAGCTGTACACCAAGGTGGATATAAAAGTTATTATGGGTTACATGATGCGGTGTTAAAAGCAATCGATCATCTCAGTTATCAGTCTTATTATAGTGATTGGGAATATCCCGTATTTTATCCAACAAAGGAAGAAATGGAGCAGTTATTGTCTCAAGTTGGGTTTAAAGACATCTCAGTTATCAGTGAAACAAATGATGGCACAGCATACAATAATCTAGTAGAAAATTTTTGTAATGCAAGCTTATTGCCTTATCTAAATAGATTGCCAAAAGATGATTTTAGAGAGGCATTAATAAAAGAATACTATCGCATTTGTGAAAACGAACCCATCAATCTCTACACACATCGACTTTATATATTTGCTAAAAAGGAGTAAGCTATGTTTGAATTAGAATTTATAAATCAAATTGAAGATGACGATATAAAAAAACAGCTGTGGGAAATACTATGTGAATGTGATCAAGAATTTATTCCTCCCTTGTCTTCGAGAGATAGTTCAAGTCAAAAAGAACTCTCAGACTTAAATCAAAGCACAGTAAAACCTATCAGTTATTTTGAAAAAATGATGGAACAAAAATTTATCCTTGTCTTCAATAAACCTAATGAAGTGGTTGCTTTTATGACTTTTATACATCATTACAGTTGTGAAGAGTTACAAGCTATTGGTTTTTCTAATTATATTACAACTATATGCGTAAGAAAAAACTATAGAAACCAAGGTATACTATCAAAATTATACGATTATATGGAAGGACATATTGAAGATTCCTATATAGAAAACTATATTTCTACAAGAACTTGGTCAACCAATGTATATCACTTAAAGACCCTAAAAAATCGAGGTTATGAAATGGGAACAGTATTAAAAGACCATCGCGGAGAAGGCATCGACACGATATATTTATACAAAGACACTCAATGGCCAAATAACGCCTAATTCCTAAAAAATACTTGACTTCAAACCCCCTTTATGCTATCATTCATTAGTGGTATGCCGCACGAAGAGGTTGATTAAGTTTTGACAAAGGTCAAACACCGTATTTCGGCGAGTCTAGGACGTTAGGAGGTGCCTATATGTACGCAATTATTAAAACAGGTGGTAAGCAATACAAAGTTGCTGAAGGTGATACATTAAAGATTGAAAAACTTAGTGTTGAAGCTGGTGAAACAGTAACATTTGATGAAGTGCTTATGGTTAATAAAGATGGTTCTGTTACTGTTGGAAGTCCATTAGTAGCTAATGCTTCTGTTTCTGCTAAAGTAGTAGAAGAAGGTAAAGGTAAAAAAATCATTGTTTTTAAATATAAAGCTAAAAAAGGTTATAAGAAAAAACAAGGACACAGACAACCATTTACAAAAGTTCAAATTGAAAAAATTAATGCATAGTGAGTTATTATGATTAAAATTAATTTTTCTACAAAAAACGATGAAATCATTGGATTTGAGTCGAAAGGTCATGCAGGATATCGTGAATATGGGCAGGACATTGTCTGTTCAGCAGTATCAATACTTGTTATTAATACGATTAATGCCATTGAAACATTTACCACAGATGACTTTACACTTGAAGAGAATGAAAAAGCAGGGTTGATAATGGTTAACTTTGAAAAATCACTTTCAGATCAATCAAAATTACTATTAGATACTTTGGTTTTGGGTTTAAAAAGCATTGAAAATGAATATGGCAATCAATATATAAATATCTCAATTAAGGAGGTGTAGAACATGTTAAAATTAAACCTTCAGTTTTTCGCTTCTAAAAAAGGAGTTGGCTCTACAAAAAATGGTAGAGATTCAGAATCTAAGAGATTAGGAGCAAAAAGAGCAGATGGTCAAAACGTACTTGCAGGTAATATTCTTTACAGACAAAGAGGTACTAAAATTCACCCAGGAACTAACGTAGGACGTGGTGGAGATGATACTTTATTCGCATTAGTTGATGGTGTGGTTAAGTTTGAAAGAAAAGGTAGAGATAAAAAACAAGTTTCTGTTTATCCAGTTGCAGCAGAATAAGATAATGAATGGATATAAGTTTCAAGTCTTTGACTTGAAACTTTTTCTTTTATGTAAGGAAATACATCAAAAAATTTTTTATAGTTAATTTGATTTATATAACTGTAAAAATGTCGAAAAATATACTATAATAGACATAAGCGTATATTAAGTATAA
The genomic region above belongs to Natranaerovirga hydrolytica and contains:
- a CDS encoding ribosomal-processing cysteine protease Prp: MIKINFSTKNDEIIGFESKGHAGYREYGQDIVCSAVSILVINTINAIETFTTDDFTLEENEKAGLIMVNFEKSLSDQSKLLLDTLVLGLKSIENEYGNQYINISIKEV
- a CDS encoding GNAT family N-acetyltransferase; this encodes MFELEFINQIEDDDIKKQLWEILCECDQEFIPPLSSRDSSSQKELSDLNQSTVKPISYFEKMMEQKFILVFNKPNEVVAFMTFIHHYSCEELQAIGFSNYITTICVRKNYRNQGILSKLYDYMEGHIEDSYIENYISTRTWSTNVYHLKTLKNRGYEMGTVLKDHRGEGIDTIYLYKDTQWPNNA
- the rpmA gene encoding 50S ribosomal protein L27; translation: MLKLNLQFFASKKGVGSTKNGRDSESKRLGAKRADGQNVLAGNILYRQRGTKIHPGTNVGRGGDDTLFALVDGVVKFERKGRDKKQVSVYPVAAE
- the rplU gene encoding 50S ribosomal protein L21 → MYAIIKTGGKQYKVAEGDTLKIEKLSVEAGETVTFDEVLMVNKDGSVTVGSPLVANASVSAKVVEEGKGKKIIVFKYKAKKGYKKKQGHRQPFTKVQIEKINA